The proteins below are encoded in one region of bacterium:
- a CDS encoding T9SS type A sorting domain-containing protein has translation MKRFSQLRGMMLLGLLLAVVAPNAFAQLPEVQGIGLSGSPGVRDSIVFNGDSLYVIASYIAGPEYPIAGVGLERDSLQMIRVYLHPDTIPGREPIGVLYGLVDPQRMVFDTISVPHTVEFATLLPEVTDPYVRSLQVELAVYWSDTSGHPFLSELRDSQFGVDGVPAVRNSVDALHTTYLRFRDNVTLPPHILSLDSGMTIGRRFNFVYNQPEPADSALGALSLVISRMEPFQEAHFLYIHNDSAGAAKTLPLDAYHLFDRTTLDTLLGGDSLSSGATYQFVLSYRDINHNPIARATVSYIHTDLRTETPSLYEPRIGYQPADPYDSTVYVVYSLPEGADSLWLTFEPDTNLSAVADTIHILRMAPGYYGPGLVNFHLEGQNIGTNNPMVVESNIGLNDRLVPQCIYKVTLTYGDSLNNDNVSVTNDGYVWPRDQTTIPPRMVYPAPPPPSPAPPVNYATNATMRLEYYLPETPWPGSVYMILQANAGGDPGSPHNVYLHTEAPGHMALTLNATGLSFSSLVDSVTGGGTADQNNTLVDSLRYRVRVAYRDSLGNPVAVSPLAFTTFDNHTQPAQIHSPVDGDTLYQISMPVRFFQPEESFPGSLRLVLTQTGGTLDPGSPHTLYLSNDSLGEKMIVLQPASLDATPGVERVEGGLSLVERGLYRLSVLYSDTLNNPAARVDVNQLIYPSGTAVFASGGSLGAGSVIPNMMRHVVFRLDLKSLGGSSVLRRLRFSVQGSILPSDAAANEIRLFSSVDTVFSEGEDVSLDSLGTWNGEDMVFEGFTVPISTSPTSFFVSLYHGPNANPGHTVFLSITESSYIDCGSDPVLADHWPIGTRDVPLAVNLTSFSTAQDTLFGALRIQWGVASETANAGFLLLRRAENEDSFAVVANWRNHPELEGRGTEATASVYRYVDRGLTPGRHYTYRLSAESINFDRVNLTQETDGVPRIPPTRFEIGDAFPNPFNQDANFTYIVPATADVRIIIYDLLGRQVRTLVKGHLAPAEYHATWDSRNDTGVLMPSGVYWYRMKAGTNYTKAKKLLLIR, from the coding sequence ATGAAACGTTTCTCACAGCTACGCGGCATGATGCTCCTCGGGTTGTTGCTGGCGGTTGTTGCGCCGAACGCGTTTGCGCAATTGCCGGAAGTTCAGGGAATCGGTTTGTCCGGCAGTCCGGGCGTGCGGGATAGTATCGTTTTCAACGGGGATTCGCTGTATGTTATTGCCTCATACATTGCCGGACCGGAATACCCGATAGCGGGCGTCGGTCTGGAGCGGGACTCGTTGCAGATGATCCGCGTTTATCTGCACCCCGACACGATTCCGGGGCGGGAACCCATCGGTGTCCTCTATGGCCTGGTGGATCCGCAGCGGATGGTCTTTGATACCATCTCGGTGCCGCATACGGTGGAATTTGCCACGCTGCTGCCTGAGGTCACGGACCCCTATGTGCGCTCGCTTCAGGTGGAACTGGCGGTCTATTGGTCGGATACTTCCGGGCATCCCTTCTTAAGTGAACTGCGGGACAGCCAGTTCGGTGTGGACGGTGTTCCGGCGGTGCGGAACAGTGTCGATGCGTTGCATACGACCTATCTGCGCTTCCGCGACAATGTGACTCTGCCGCCGCACATCCTGTCTCTGGATTCCGGCATGACCATTGGCCGCCGTTTCAACTTCGTGTACAATCAGCCCGAGCCTGCGGATTCGGCCCTCGGCGCGTTGTCACTGGTCATCTCCCGGATGGAGCCATTCCAGGAAGCACATTTTCTGTACATCCACAATGATTCGGCGGGCGCGGCAAAGACGCTTCCGCTGGATGCCTACCACCTGTTTGACCGTACGACACTGGACACTCTGCTGGGCGGGGATTCGCTCTCCAGTGGGGCGACCTACCAGTTTGTACTCAGTTACCGCGATATTAACCACAATCCCATCGCCCGGGCTACGGTAAGTTATATCCATACGGATTTGCGGACGGAGACGCCGTCCCTTTACGAGCCGCGCATCGGCTATCAGCCTGCGGATCCCTACGATTCGACGGTCTATGTGGTCTACAGTCTGCCGGAGGGCGCCGATTCGCTATGGCTGACGTTTGAGCCTGACACCAACCTTTCCGCGGTCGCGGACACCATTCACATTTTGCGGATGGCTCCGGGGTACTACGGTCCGGGCCTGGTCAACTTCCATCTTGAAGGACAGAATATCGGCACCAACAACCCGATGGTGGTGGAGAGCAATATCGGCCTGAACGACCGGCTGGTGCCGCAGTGCATCTATAAGGTCACGCTGACGTACGGGGATTCTCTGAACAACGATAATGTATCCGTGACGAACGACGGCTACGTATGGCCACGGGACCAGACCACCATTCCGCCGCGCATGGTGTATCCCGCGCCGCCGCCGCCATCACCGGCGCCGCCGGTCAACTATGCGACCAACGCCACGATGCGTTTGGAGTATTACCTGCCCGAGACTCCGTGGCCGGGAAGCGTCTATATGATCCTTCAGGCCAATGCGGGAGGCGATCCGGGCTCACCGCATAATGTCTATTTGCATACGGAGGCTCCGGGCCACATGGCCCTGACGTTGAACGCGACGGGCTTAAGCTTTTCGAGCCTGGTGGACAGTGTGACCGGGGGCGGCACCGCCGATCAGAACAACACACTGGTCGACAGCCTGCGGTACCGGGTACGCGTGGCCTACCGTGATTCGCTCGGCAATCCCGTGGCGGTGTCTCCGCTGGCCTTTACCACCTTCGATAATCACACGCAGCCGGCGCAGATTCACTCGCCTGTGGATGGCGATACGCTGTACCAGATCAGCATGCCGGTTCGATTCTTCCAGCCGGAGGAATCGTTTCCCGGAAGTCTGCGACTGGTGTTGACTCAGACCGGTGGAACTTTGGATCCGGGGTCGCCGCACACGCTTTACCTGAGCAATGACTCGCTGGGTGAAAAGATGATTGTGCTGCAGCCGGCGTCGCTGGATGCCACTCCCGGAGTGGAGCGGGTGGAGGGCGGACTTTCACTGGTGGAACGAGGTCTCTACCGGCTTTCGGTTCTCTACAGCGATACCTTGAACAATCCGGCGGCGCGGGTGGATGTCAATCAATTGATCTATCCCAGCGGTACGGCGGTGTTCGCGTCAGGCGGTTCGCTTGGCGCGGGGAGTGTCATCCCCAATATGATGAGGCACGTGGTGTTCCGGCTGGATTTGAAGTCGCTCGGCGGTTCCAGTGTGCTGCGTCGTCTGCGATTTTCGGTGCAGGGCAGCATTCTGCCTTCGGATGCGGCAGCCAATGAGATCCGGCTGTTCTCCAGCGTGGATACCGTGTTCTCGGAGGGAGAAGATGTCTCACTGGACAGCTTAGGCACGTGGAATGGCGAGGACATGGTGTTTGAGGGCTTTACGGTTCCGATCAGCACATCGCCGACCAGCTTCTTCGTGTCGCTCTATCACGGTCCCAACGCGAATCCGGGGCACACGGTTTTTCTGTCGATTACGGAATCATCATACATCGACTGCGGCAGCGACCCGGTGCTGGCGGATCACTGGCCGATCGGTACGCGCGACGTTCCGCTGGCGGTCAACCTTACCAGCTTCTCTACGGCACAGGATACGCTGTTCGGCGCGTTGCGGATTCAGTGGGGGGTTGCTTCGGAAACGGCGAATGCGGGTTTTCTGCTGCTGCGCAGGGCGGAGAATGAAGATTCCTTTGCGGTGGTCGCCAACTGGCGGAACCACCCCGAACTGGAAGGACGCGGCACGGAAGCGACGGCCTCGGTCTATCGCTACGTGGATCGCGGACTCACGCCGGGGCGACACTACACGTACCGTTTGTCGGCAGAGTCCATCAATTTCGACCGCGTGAATTTGACGCAAGAGACGGATGGTGTTCCGCGTATTCCGCCGACCCGTTTTGAGATCGGCGACGCGTTCCCGAATCCGTTCAATCAGGATGCGAACTTTACGTACATCGTGCCTGCGACCGCCGATGTGCGGATTATCATCTATGACCTTTTAGGGCGGCAGGTACGCACGCTGGTGAAGGGACATCTGGCTCCGGCGGAATACCACGCCACATGGGACAGCCGCAATGATACGGGTGTGCTGATGCCGTCGGGAGTTTACTGGTACCGGATGAAAGCCGGGACCAACTACACCAAGGCGAAGAAGCTGCTGCTGATCCGCTGA
- a CDS encoding S8 family peptidase, with the protein MIRLWWIGCLLIAASAFAAVPASIERAAREVVIKWRTPPSRLDALTAMPEFAGRTESVRAALPITERTEQGLERVSVLVATSRQAAEEIVAGLQGDPRVDYAELRPERHTDDYTAARRGGNALDGVPNDPFYTQQWALPAVDAEAAWNITRGDTNVVIAVVDVGVDFTHPDLAAQRWVNWAEVHGQPGVDDDGNGYIDDLYGYDFVDGDGDPTPNPRLGPETHGTHVAGIAAATRNNGIGISGLAPGCKVMGVRAGAGGGINFGYDGIYYACRSGAKIINCSWGGSDASGFEQDVLAYVMSHGCVVVAAAGNDPALSREFPAGTEGVLATAASQIGDIAADFTTHGDWVKVTAPGVMILSTVIGPNGEAAYDYFQGTSMATPMAAATCALVASRFRNLDGRQIMERVILSSDPIDAMNPTLAGKLGLGRINAWRALSDSVAGVRLVNVTYTPNDGNNDTHIQGGETANLQISIFNDLGSAGNVIGRVSTTSDSVSLTGTIVDFGNVPHGGPFVNTTPLRIQVIGTARRGPIIPITVDFESGQRLIGRGTATVILDSTFVVADNGRLKLGFAENGSLGYFDYVRNQYLGPGWQISDHTNALYHGSFVMAADGAASDNFYNNHAVDSLPDYFDWAVLPDSVAHAVSSTRADYEARTTFDDRAAAEPLFAQVGASVLGWNSPGANGSLVLEYTVTNRSVNTWNQAYASLFLDIDLASAITNVAHYDTASGITYVEQIRPSHPLAGIVPLTDTLGTLYVIDNRAQIDPPTWGDSAKWHILTQGVQPTPTQPMDLSLALAIGPLTMTSHETRTFAYAMLTGQTIEDLRLQADSARARYGQHVLPPVPPTAPQMVAEKPRLFPNPLPQGEPLHLLVPDAQPVNLRLYNVLGQVVADLHGLRGGPNPIALDRGMLDNASGVLFYRIESQSGRVDGKLLILR; encoded by the coding sequence ATGATCCGATTGTGGTGGATTGGCTGCCTCCTGATTGCGGCATCGGCTTTTGCCGCCGTTCCGGCCTCGATTGAACGAGCGGCGCGTGAAGTGGTTATCAAGTGGCGGACGCCGCCGTCCCGGCTGGATGCTCTGACGGCTATGCCGGAGTTTGCAGGCCGCACCGAGAGCGTTCGTGCCGCGCTGCCCATTACGGAGCGCACCGAGCAGGGGCTGGAGCGGGTGAGTGTGCTTGTGGCCACATCGCGGCAGGCGGCAGAGGAGATTGTCGCCGGTTTGCAGGGAGATCCGCGCGTTGACTATGCCGAACTGCGGCCCGAGCGTCATACCGATGATTACACGGCGGCGCGGCGCGGAGGAAACGCGCTGGACGGTGTGCCGAACGATCCCTTCTATACTCAGCAATGGGCACTGCCCGCGGTGGACGCCGAAGCGGCGTGGAATATCACACGGGGCGACACCAATGTGGTGATTGCGGTGGTGGATGTGGGGGTGGATTTCACCCATCCGGATCTGGCGGCGCAACGCTGGGTGAATTGGGCGGAGGTCCATGGCCAGCCGGGAGTGGATGATGACGGCAATGGGTACATCGACGACCTTTACGGATACGATTTTGTAGACGGGGACGGAGACCCGACTCCGAACCCACGGCTGGGACCGGAGACTCACGGCACCCATGTCGCGGGGATTGCGGCGGCGACTCGGAATAACGGCATCGGCATTTCGGGACTGGCTCCCGGCTGCAAGGTGATGGGGGTACGCGCGGGGGCGGGCGGCGGTATCAACTTCGGATACGACGGCATCTACTACGCCTGCCGAAGCGGGGCGAAAATTATCAATTGCTCCTGGGGCGGGTCGGATGCGTCCGGCTTCGAACAGGATGTGCTGGCTTACGTGATGTCCCACGGTTGCGTGGTGGTGGCCGCGGCAGGGAACGATCCTGCGCTATCCCGGGAGTTTCCGGCGGGAACCGAAGGGGTACTGGCAACGGCGGCGAGTCAGATCGGCGACATAGCGGCGGATTTTACCACGCATGGCGACTGGGTGAAAGTGACCGCGCCGGGTGTGATGATCCTGTCGACAGTGATTGGCCCGAACGGCGAGGCGGCGTATGACTACTTTCAGGGTACCAGCATGGCCACACCGATGGCTGCGGCGACCTGTGCTCTGGTGGCCAGCCGTTTTCGGAATCTGGATGGCCGGCAGATTATGGAACGGGTTATCTTGTCATCGGATCCGATTGATGCGATGAATCCGACTCTGGCGGGGAAGCTTGGATTGGGGCGGATCAATGCCTGGCGGGCTCTTTCCGACTCGGTGGCCGGAGTGCGGCTGGTCAATGTGACCTACACTCCGAACGACGGCAACAACGATACCCACATTCAGGGCGGGGAAACCGCCAATTTGCAGATTTCTATTTTCAATGATCTGGGCAGTGCCGGAAATGTGATTGGCCGGGTCTCCACCACCAGTGACAGCGTCTCTCTGACCGGCACCATCGTAGATTTTGGCAATGTGCCGCACGGTGGGCCGTTTGTCAACACGACACCGCTGCGAATTCAGGTCATTGGTACGGCGCGGCGCGGTCCGATTATTCCGATCACGGTGGATTTCGAATCCGGCCAGCGCCTGATTGGACGAGGCACGGCGACGGTCATTTTGGATTCGACGTTTGTTGTTGCCGATAATGGCCGGTTGAAGCTGGGCTTTGCCGAAAACGGGTCCCTTGGATATTTCGATTATGTGCGCAACCAGTATCTTGGCCCCGGCTGGCAGATTTCCGATCACACCAATGCGCTGTATCACGGCAGTTTTGTGATGGCCGCCGATGGCGCGGCGTCGGACAATTTTTACAACAACCATGCGGTAGACAGCCTGCCCGATTATTTCGACTGGGCCGTCTTGCCGGACAGCGTGGCGCATGCGGTTTCATCGACCCGCGCCGATTATGAAGCGCGGACAACCTTTGATGACCGTGCGGCCGCCGAGCCGTTGTTTGCGCAGGTGGGCGCGTCAGTCCTTGGATGGAACAGCCCGGGTGCCAACGGTTCACTGGTGCTCGAATACACGGTGACCAACCGCTCGGTGAATACGTGGAATCAGGCCTACGCCTCCCTCTTTCTCGACATCGATCTGGCGTCGGCGATAACCAATGTGGCTCATTATGATACGGCGTCGGGGATCACGTACGTCGAACAGATCCGGCCATCGCATCCGCTGGCGGGCATCGTGCCGCTCACGGACACTTTGGGAACGCTGTATGTGATCGACAATCGCGCGCAGATCGATCCTCCAACATGGGGCGACAGCGCCAAGTGGCATATCCTGACGCAGGGAGTCCAACCGACGCCCACCCAGCCGATGGATTTGAGCCTGGCCCTGGCAATTGGACCGCTGACCATGACCAGCCACGAGACGCGAACGTTTGCTTATGCGATGCTGACGGGACAGACTATCGAGGATTTGCGGTTGCAGGCGGATTCGGCCCGGGCGCGGTACGGTCAGCACGTTTTGCCGCCAGTTCCGCCAACCGCGCCGCAGATGGTTGCCGAAAAGCCCCGGTTGTTCCCCAATCCATTGCCGCAGGGAGAGCCGCTTCACCTGCTGGTGCCGGACGCTCAGCCGGTGAATCTGCGTCTGTACAATGTGCTGGGACAGGTGGTGGCGGACCTGCATGGTTTGCGCGGCGGTCCCAATCCGATTGCTCTGGACCGCGGGATGCTCGACAATGCCAGCGGAGTCCTGTTTTACCGTATTGAATCCCAGTCCGGGCGTGTGGACGGCAAGTTGCTGATCCTGAGATAG
- a CDS encoding pyridoxal phosphate-dependent aminotransferase: MSTVIHDPVFRRPMEPRFLKWQPTELMEWAKTGYTTEGHFNLARSGVPSITSVSDWPGGPYVPDLYGHNEWGHEGLKAVIAEMYGTGAENVLIAQGASQCNFLMAGSVLADGGTAIVETPLYQPILRSIQVWADRVVRLPRRREKGYQPDPADLRKLIDEHTRLVMLTNLHNPTHASLDMDAVATMVSIAAEVGAVVVIDEVFLAMLRRDHRTHGYSRGAISLNSLGKSWGLDALRVGWGIGPADIVHRAYRLNNLLGVNQPHMTEDLAYRVLKSPAAVETMLAGVAKATAGRDLFEDFVAATPEVSCVMPPAGISALVELPAGTDDLEFSRELQAQKKTVVFPGSFFECPGTVRVSFGGPVEEVREGLSRLRSMIKERV; this comes from the coding sequence ATGAGCACCGTGATCCACGACCCTGTTTTCCGCCGCCCTATGGAACCGCGATTTCTGAAATGGCAGCCCACCGAACTGATGGAATGGGCGAAGACCGGTTACACTACCGAGGGCCATTTCAATCTGGCGCGCAGCGGCGTGCCGTCGATTACCAGCGTTTCCGATTGGCCGGGCGGGCCGTATGTGCCTGACCTTTACGGCCACAATGAGTGGGGCCATGAAGGACTGAAGGCTGTTATCGCGGAGATGTATGGCACGGGTGCGGAGAATGTGCTGATTGCGCAGGGGGCCAGTCAGTGCAATTTTCTGATGGCGGGCTCGGTATTGGCTGATGGCGGCACGGCGATTGTGGAGACACCGCTGTACCAGCCGATTCTGCGTTCGATACAGGTCTGGGCGGACCGCGTCGTGCGGCTGCCGCGCCGCAGGGAGAAGGGCTATCAGCCCGATCCGGCGGACTTGCGGAAACTGATTGACGAGCACACGCGGCTGGTGATGCTGACCAATCTGCACAACCCGACCCACGCGTCACTGGACATGGATGCGGTGGCGACAATGGTCTCGATTGCGGCGGAAGTGGGCGCGGTGGTGGTGATCGACGAAGTTTTTCTGGCGATGCTGCGGCGTGATCACCGGACGCACGGGTACTCGCGCGGAGCGATTTCTCTGAACAGCCTCGGCAAATCCTGGGGGCTCGATGCATTGCGAGTGGGGTGGGGAATTGGCCCGGCGGACATCGTGCACCGCGCTTACCGGTTGAATAATCTGCTCGGAGTCAACCAGCCGCATATGACCGAAGATCTGGCGTACCGCGTGTTGAAGAGCCCTGCGGCTGTGGAAACAATGCTTGCCGGGGTTGCCAAGGCTACCGCAGGACGAGACCTGTTCGAGGACTTTGTGGCGGCAACTCCCGAGGTGAGTTGTGTAATGCCGCCGGCGGGGATTTCCGCTCTGGTGGAACTGCCGGCGGGAACCGATGATCTGGAATTCTCGCGCGAACTTCAGGCCCAAAAGAAGACGGTGGTATTTCCCGGAAGTTTCTTTGAATGCCCGGGCACGGTGCGAGTGAGCTTTGGCGGGCCGGTGGAGGAAGTCAGGGAAGGCTTATCACGGCTGAGGAGCATGATCAAGGAGCGAGTATGA
- a CDS encoding T9SS type A sorting domain-containing protein produces the protein MRGLFFKAFAIAFALSLSVWAAWAQDGGFGRAPGGRNALDDSLLVLQLDNGTVVYPFKFPDVYGDDLRNQRFRAPENCSLVGVMMAFGTRGFRSLTTGSPALVTKVWASGADSFPNLNAELASDTLSFSQYSASVFDVDSVWRNVPAQFVMVDLTATPVSLTAGEWFHVGYTAIRGGSGDTLAILADGNTGSIYSSEFYNGHFELMQTGFRGVDFLIRAIVSIPSAGISVLAPGDKPESFALYPAYPNPFNPQTTISFDLSRPQAVKVTVLDILGRERAELAGRVFSAGTHRLSLNGQDWSSGMYFVRLEAQGHSRTQRILLEK, from the coding sequence GTGAGAGGTTTATTTTTTAAGGCATTTGCTATCGCTTTTGCGTTATCGCTGTCCGTTTGGGCGGCGTGGGCGCAGGATGGCGGTTTTGGCCGTGCTCCGGGAGGTCGAAATGCACTGGATGACAGCCTGCTTGTGCTGCAACTGGACAATGGGACGGTGGTGTACCCCTTCAAATTCCCCGATGTTTATGGCGATGATCTGCGCAATCAGCGCTTCCGGGCTCCCGAGAATTGCAGCCTTGTGGGCGTGATGATGGCCTTCGGGACGCGCGGATTCCGGTCTTTGACAACAGGCAGCCCGGCCCTTGTGACTAAGGTGTGGGCATCGGGCGCGGATTCTTTTCCGAACTTAAATGCGGAACTGGCAAGCGATACCCTGAGCTTCAGCCAGTATTCGGCATCCGTGTTCGATGTGGATTCCGTATGGCGAAATGTGCCGGCGCAATTTGTCATGGTGGACCTTACGGCAACTCCGGTGAGCCTGACGGCAGGTGAGTGGTTCCATGTGGGATACACCGCGATCCGGGGCGGGAGTGGCGACACGCTGGCGATTCTGGCAGACGGCAATACGGGGTCGATCTACTCCAGCGAATTCTACAACGGGCACTTCGAACTGATGCAGACAGGGTTCAGGGGAGTAGACTTTTTGATTCGGGCGATTGTGAGTATTCCCTCGGCGGGAATCTCGGTGCTCGCCCCCGGAGACAAGCCCGAGAGTTTTGCGCTGTACCCGGCGTATCCGAATCCCTTTAATCCGCAGACGACGATTTCTTTTGATTTGTCGCGTCCGCAGGCGGTGAAGGTGACGGTGCTGGATATTCTGGGGCGGGAGCGCGCGGAACTGGCCGGCAGGGTGTTCAGTGCAGGAACACACCGGCTGTCCCTGAACGGGCAGGATTGGAGTTCAGGAATGTACTTTGTGCGCCTTGAGGCTCAAGGCCACTCGCGGACACAAAGGATTCTGTTGGAAAAATAG
- a CDS encoding HAD hydrolase family protein translates to MTIDELSADVRARLANVRMLLLDVDGVLTDGHLHIDDHGVESKAFYTRDGFALVWLKQYGLVTGAISGRKSPATEMRCRDLHFDEIHMGDVHKLPVLNDIITRTGIPAEAIAYIGDDVLDLPIMRKVGVSAAPSDSHTEVLRRVDIILDRPGGSGAVRCFLDLWLMATGRWESALEDIFRGNF, encoded by the coding sequence ATGACCATAGACGAACTTTCTGCCGATGTCCGGGCTCGCCTGGCAAACGTGCGCATGCTGCTGCTCGATGTGGATGGCGTCCTTACCGATGGCCACCTTCACATCGACGATCACGGCGTGGAATCCAAAGCCTTCTACACCCGCGACGGCTTTGCTCTCGTGTGGCTGAAGCAATACGGCCTGGTCACCGGCGCAATTTCGGGGCGAAAGTCTCCGGCAACGGAAATGCGCTGCCGCGATTTGCATTTCGATGAGATCCACATGGGAGATGTCCACAAACTCCCGGTTCTGAACGATATTATCACCCGGACCGGCATTCCCGCCGAGGCCATCGCCTATATCGGCGACGATGTGCTCGATCTGCCCATCATGCGGAAAGTCGGAGTCTCTGCCGCGCCTTCGGACTCCCACACCGAAGTCCTGCGCCGCGTCGACATTATTCTGGACCGTCCCGGCGGCTCCGGCGCCGTTCGGTGCTTTCTGGATCTGTGGCTGATGGCAACCGGACGCTGGGAGTCCGCCTTAGAGGATATTTTTCGTGGAAATTTCTAA
- a CDS encoding KpsF/GutQ family sugar-phosphate isomerase, translated as MEISNGVQTQSARTESLAVARRLLRIEAESVKALETRIDDTFLRAIDLLAGITGRVFITGMGKSGHIGRKISATLASTGTPSDFLHPTEAAHGDLGMVTRADAVLLLSKSGETAEILSLIPYFKLLNVPVIGLLGNLHSSLGEKCDVCLDCSVVEEGCPLDLAPTASTTATLAMGDAIAVALLTEKKFRPEDFAFLHPGGALGRRLLMKVEQVMHAGEEAPRVSPDAPMREVILEMTRKRLGAACVVDAEGRLEAIFTDGDLRRTLERGMDFTAMTATQVAVHHPKTIEPGALVTRAINLMETYNILVLPVVDSDGKLLGIVHLHDLLKSGIGR; from the coding sequence GTGGAAATTTCTAACGGCGTTCAAACCCAGAGCGCCCGTACGGAAAGTCTGGCTGTAGCCCGACGCCTGCTGCGCATCGAAGCCGAATCGGTCAAGGCTCTGGAAACCCGGATTGACGACACCTTTTTGCGTGCTATCGATCTGCTCGCCGGAATCACTGGACGCGTGTTCATTACCGGCATGGGCAAGTCAGGGCACATCGGGCGCAAGATCTCAGCCACGCTGGCCAGTACCGGCACACCCTCCGACTTCCTCCACCCCACCGAGGCCGCCCACGGTGATCTGGGCATGGTCACCCGTGCCGATGCAGTCCTGCTGCTCTCCAAAAGCGGCGAGACGGCGGAAATCCTCAGCCTGATTCCCTACTTCAAATTGTTGAATGTGCCGGTCATTGGCCTGCTGGGCAACCTCCACAGTTCCCTCGGCGAAAAGTGTGACGTCTGTCTCGACTGCTCCGTCGTCGAAGAAGGCTGTCCCCTCGATCTGGCTCCCACGGCCTCCACCACCGCCACGCTGGCAATGGGTGACGCCATTGCCGTGGCCCTGCTTACCGAGAAGAAATTCCGCCCCGAAGATTTTGCTTTCTTGCATCCCGGCGGCGCGCTGGGCCGCAGGCTACTGATGAAAGTCGAGCAGGTGATGCACGCCGGCGAAGAGGCTCCCCGCGTCTCGCCTGACGCTCCCATGCGCGAAGTGATTCTCGAAATGACACGCAAGCGCCTCGGCGCGGCGTGTGTGGTGGATGCCGAAGGCCGTCTCGAAGCGATCTTCACCGATGGCGACTTGCGGCGGACCCTCGAACGCGGCATGGACTTTACCGCCATGACCGCCACGCAGGTGGCTGTGCACCATCCCAAGACCATCGAACCGGGTGCCCTTGTCACACGGGCCATCAATCTGATGGAGACCTACAATATTCTGGTGCTCCCGGTGGTCGACAGCGATGGCAAATTGCTGGGCATTGTGCATCTCCACGATTTGCTCAAGTCGGGGATTGGCCGGTGA
- the lptC gene encoding LPS export ABC transporter periplasmic protein LptC has translation MSYSRTVLAAACLLFLAGCTKISAPPTGDPAKTEAPQQEFYGATITFYQGDKPNGILQAGRIRKFEKSATILLDSGVVMDVYNEQGQHTTKLWADSARTDENRKDMIAMGHVIAKSDSGETLLSDQLRWDNRTRHIRSDTQVKLMTKTDTINGVGFDSDEHLKNWRILQPTGRTFRDLSKAVPRDTTQRDTTSREDSLR, from the coding sequence GTGAGCTACTCACGCACCGTCCTTGCCGCCGCTTGTCTGCTCTTTCTTGCAGGCTGTACCAAAATCAGTGCGCCACCCACAGGAGATCCGGCCAAGACGGAAGCTCCGCAGCAGGAATTCTACGGCGCAACCATTACCTTTTATCAGGGCGACAAACCCAACGGCATTCTGCAGGCGGGCCGCATCCGCAAATTCGAAAAATCGGCGACAATTCTCCTCGACAGCGGTGTGGTGATGGACGTCTACAATGAGCAGGGCCAGCACACCACCAAACTCTGGGCCGACTCCGCCCGCACCGATGAAAACCGCAAAGATATGATCGCCATGGGGCATGTGATCGCCAAGTCCGACAGCGGCGAGACATTGCTGAGCGATCAACTGCGCTGGGACAACCGCACCCGCCACATCCGCTCGGATACGCAAGTCAAGCTGATGACCAAAACCGATACCATCAACGGCGTAGGCTTCGACTCGGACGAGCATCTGAAGAACTGGCGCATCCTCCAGCCCACGGGGCGCACTTTCCGCGACCTGTCCAAGGCTGTGCCGCGCGACACCACCCAGCGCGATACCACGTCGCGCGAGGATTCGCTGCGATGA